One region of Skermanella mucosa genomic DNA includes:
- the glgC gene encoding glucose-1-phosphate adenylyltransferase, giving the protein MQLKIMGLILAGGKGTRLFPLTKERAKPAVPFGGKYRIVDFVLSNFINSGIFSIYVLIQFRSQSLLQHLRDGWQFGGLLQEQFIIPVPAQMRSPGETWYSGTADAVAQNCNLIEQSRPDLVVLFGADHIYRMDIRQMIEFHSRMNAGVTVAVIPVDKKYAKEFGVIEVDEDGRIIGFVEKREDAPTMPGDPTKVLASMGNYIFSTDLLLRMVYDDVKNPNSSHDFGKDILPNLVGKVEMFAYDFQTNRIAGDPPDRVPYWRDVGTLDAYYEASMDVRAIDPPLNLYNRQWPLRTSGYSDPPAKFAFDEDDRRGQAIDSMLSGGCIVSGGVVKRSVLGRWVRVHSGALVEDSVIFDNVDIGRRARIRRAIIEKNARIPADAVIGYDLDEDRKKYHVTESGIVVIDGTRSPVPLGHITV; this is encoded by the coding sequence ATGCAACTCAAGATCATGGGACTGATCCTCGCCGGCGGCAAAGGCACGCGGCTGTTTCCGTTGACGAAGGAGCGGGCGAAGCCGGCCGTACCCTTCGGCGGCAAGTACCGCATCGTCGATTTCGTCTTGAGCAATTTCATCAACTCGGGAATTTTCTCGATCTATGTCCTGATCCAGTTCCGTAGCCAGTCCCTGCTCCAGCATCTGCGTGACGGCTGGCAGTTCGGCGGGCTGCTTCAGGAGCAGTTCATCATCCCGGTGCCGGCACAGATGCGCTCGCCCGGGGAGACCTGGTACAGCGGCACGGCCGACGCCGTGGCCCAGAACTGCAACCTGATCGAACAGTCCCGGCCCGACCTCGTGGTCCTGTTCGGCGCCGATCACATCTACCGGATGGACATCCGGCAGATGATCGAGTTCCACTCCCGCATGAATGCCGGAGTCACCGTCGCCGTGATCCCGGTCGACAAGAAGTACGCCAAGGAATTCGGCGTGATCGAGGTGGACGAGGATGGGCGGATCATCGGCTTCGTGGAGAAGCGCGAGGATGCCCCGACCATGCCGGGCGACCCGACCAAGGTCCTGGCGTCCATGGGCAACTACATCTTCTCGACCGACCTGCTGCTGAGGATGGTCTACGACGACGTCAAGAACCCGAACAGCTCCCATGACTTCGGCAAGGACATCCTGCCGAACCTGGTCGGCAAGGTCGAGATGTTCGCCTACGACTTCCAGACCAACCGCATCGCCGGCGACCCGCCCGACCGGGTCCCGTACTGGCGCGACGTCGGCACGCTGGACGCCTATTACGAAGCCAGCATGGACGTCCGCGCGATCGATCCGCCGCTCAATCTCTATAACCGCCAGTGGCCGCTGCGCACCTCGGGCTATTCCGACCCGCCGGCCAAGTTCGCCTTCGACGAGGACGATCGCCGGGGCCAGGCGATCGACAGCATGCTGTCCGGCGGCTGCATCGTTTCGGGCGGCGTCGTCAAGCGCTCGGTGCTCGGCCGCTGGGTGCGCGTCCATTCCGGTGCCCTGGTCGAGGACAGCGTGATCTTCGACAACGTGGACATCGGCCGCCGGGCCAGGATCCGCCGCGCGATCATCGAGAAGAACGCCCGCATCCCCGCCGACGCGGTGATCGGCTACGATCTCGACGAGGACCGCAAGAAGTACCATGTCACCGAAAGCGGGATCGTGGTCATCGACGGTACCCGCTCGCCGGTGCCGCTGGGTCACATCACCGTCTGA
- a CDS encoding alpha-D-glucose phosphate-specific phosphoglucomutase gives MAPVIVQTTPFNDQKPGTSGLRKKVAVYSQPHYVANFVQSIFDVMDGIRGQTVVVGGDGRFYNAEAIQIIIRMAAANGIGRLLVGRGGILSTPAASNVIRKYKAFGGIILSASHNPGGPDGDFGIKYNTGNGGPAPERITDAIHRRTGEITEYRTVEAPDLDLDRLGETRLDGMAVEIIDPVADYAELMESLFDFGRIRAMFQGGFRMTFDALSAVTGPYATEILENRLGAPAGTVLNGTPLPDFGGHHPDPNPVHAHDLVAAMTGPNPPDFGAASDGDGDRNMIMGPNLFITPSDSLAVLAANAHLAPGYATGLKGIARSMPTSRAADRVAAKLGIPGFETPTGWKFFGNLLDAGMATLCGEESAGTGSDHVREKDGLWAVLLWLNILAVRGEPIGRIMTGHWREYGRDYYTRHDYEDIDTATADALMADLRAALPTLPGTAFGETSVEAADDFEYRDPVDGSVASRQGVRVTLKDGSRVVYRLSGTGTGGATLRVYMERYEADPAGQDRDAQEALSGLIAIADGIAGIRSRTGREAPSVIT, from the coding sequence ATGGCCCCGGTGATCGTCCAAACCACCCCCTTCAACGACCAGAAGCCCGGCACCTCGGGGCTGCGCAAGAAGGTGGCCGTCTACAGCCAACCGCACTACGTGGCCAATTTCGTCCAGTCGATCTTCGACGTGATGGACGGCATCCGGGGCCAGACCGTCGTGGTCGGCGGCGACGGGCGCTTCTACAACGCGGAAGCGATCCAGATCATCATCAGGATGGCGGCGGCCAACGGCATCGGCCGCCTGCTGGTCGGCCGCGGCGGCATCCTGTCGACTCCGGCCGCGTCCAACGTCATCCGCAAGTACAAGGCGTTCGGCGGGATCATCCTGTCGGCCAGCCATAACCCGGGCGGGCCCGACGGGGACTTCGGCATCAAGTACAATACCGGCAACGGCGGCCCGGCGCCGGAGCGGATCACCGACGCGATCCACCGCCGCACCGGCGAGATCACGGAGTATCGCACGGTGGAGGCGCCGGACCTCGACCTCGACCGACTCGGCGAGACCCGGCTCGACGGCATGGCGGTGGAAATCATCGACCCCGTCGCCGACTATGCCGAACTGATGGAGAGCCTGTTCGACTTCGGCCGCATCCGCGCGATGTTCCAGGGCGGCTTCCGCATGACCTTCGACGCGCTCAGCGCGGTCACCGGCCCCTATGCCACGGAGATCCTGGAAAATCGGCTGGGCGCCCCCGCCGGGACCGTGCTGAACGGCACTCCCCTGCCCGACTTCGGCGGGCACCACCCCGATCCCAACCCGGTCCATGCCCACGACCTCGTCGCCGCCATGACCGGGCCGAACCCGCCGGACTTCGGCGCCGCGTCCGACGGCGACGGCGACCGCAACATGATCATGGGACCGAACCTCTTCATCACGCCCAGCGACAGCCTGGCGGTCCTGGCGGCCAACGCCCATCTGGCCCCGGGTTATGCCACCGGCCTCAAGGGCATCGCGCGTTCCATGCCGACCAGCCGCGCCGCCGACCGGGTCGCGGCCAAGCTGGGCATTCCCGGCTTCGAGACACCCACCGGCTGGAAGTTCTTCGGCAACCTGCTCGACGCCGGCATGGCGACCCTGTGCGGCGAGGAAAGCGCCGGCACCGGCTCGGACCATGTCCGCGAGAAGGACGGGCTGTGGGCGGTGCTGCTCTGGCTCAACATCCTGGCGGTCCGGGGCGAGCCGATCGGCCGCATCATGACGGGGCACTGGCGCGAGTACGGCCGCGATTACTATACCCGGCACGACTACGAGGACATCGACACCGCGACGGCGGACGCCCTGATGGCCGACCTGCGGGCGGCCTTGCCGACCCTGCCCGGCACGGCCTTCGGGGAGACCTCGGTCGAGGCCGCCGACGATTTCGAGTACCGCGACCCGGTGGACGGCTCCGTCGCCAGCCGCCAGGGCGTGCGAGTCACCCTGAAGGACGGCTCCCGCGTGGTCTACCGCCTGAGCGGCACCGGCACCGGCGGCGCCACGCTCCGCGTCTACATGGAACGCTACGAGGCCGATCCTGCCGGGCAGGACAGGGATGCGCAGGAAGCCCTGTCGGGCCTTATCGCTATCGCCGACGGGATCGCCGGGATACGGTCCCGGACCGGCCGGGAAGCGCCGTCGGTCATCACCTGA
- a CDS encoding response regulator, whose protein sequence is MSDQRHILVVDDEVLAAMAMENVLQRRGFRVSLAGDGQEAWDIWQRDGADAVVTDLKMPRMTGDELAARLRIAAPRLPVIVASGYLSEEVEHRLRVEIDGPIEIFTKPLDLAGMLRTLKSMLGSEAGTAPST, encoded by the coding sequence ATGTCGGACCAGCGCCACATCCTTGTCGTCGATGACGAGGTGCTTGCCGCGATGGCGATGGAGAATGTCCTGCAGCGGCGAGGCTTCCGGGTGAGCCTGGCGGGCGATGGGCAGGAGGCCTGGGACATCTGGCAGCGCGACGGCGCCGATGCCGTGGTCACCGACCTGAAGATGCCGCGCATGACCGGTGACGAACTGGCCGCCCGCCTGCGGATCGCCGCGCCGCGGCTGCCGGTGATCGTCGCCAGCGGCTACCTGTCGGAGGAGGTGGAACACCGTCTGCGGGTGGAGATCGACGGCCCGATCGAGATTTTCACCAAGCCGCTCGACCTCGCCGGCATGCTGCGGACGCTGAAGTCCATGCTGGGCTCCGAAGCCGGAACCGCTCCCTCCACCTGA
- a CDS encoding MHYT domain-containing protein, which produces MSGHYNTALVLLSYAIAVFASFTALDLATRVRTTDGKGARAWIIAAAVAMGGGIWAMHFVGMLAWMMPMPVAYDSGVTIASLLLPIVVTGIGLFVVNADSSSTGRILAAGALMGGGIVSMHYLGMSGMRMQARLDYDPVLVKVSVLIAIGASVAALRLAFRTGSGLQRFAAAGVMGLAVVGMHYTGMAAATFVVDADLPGPSGDGLDQTVVGTLVTVVSVSLLSMALFSAMVDRRLAQREAGMLRASELRFRALVQNASDAMVLIDNAGAIGFASGPVDRILGRPETALLGWPAAEIVQGDGGNVAELVSDAVSRPGESVSRTVRTELPEGGYRTLEVIATNLLHQPAVAGIVMTFRDLTERLRLEEELDQTSRLATLGTMAAGIAHEMSQPLNAISLWSEDALLAMEEGEFDRDHLKQVMKVAVEQTQRLRGIVDHMRVFSRRDTGTTDVFDVRDSLRVSVQLIERQFAAEGVTVVLDLPEDPVQARGRPLQLEQVVLNLLTNARDAVQDRVAIAPDRDGRIDVTVRADAAAGTLAICVSDTGTGIKPRDMARIFDPFFTVKEAGRGTGLGLAISFRIVEAMGGRITAANVVEGGTVTGARFEVRLPLVK; this is translated from the coding sequence ATGAGCGGACACTACAACACCGCGCTTGTGCTGCTGTCATACGCGATCGCCGTTTTCGCCTCGTTCACCGCTCTCGACCTGGCCACCCGCGTCCGCACCACCGATGGAAAGGGCGCCAGGGCCTGGATCATCGCCGCCGCCGTCGCGATGGGCGGCGGCATCTGGGCGATGCATTTCGTCGGCATGCTGGCCTGGATGATGCCGATGCCGGTCGCCTACGACTCCGGCGTCACCATCGCGTCGCTGCTGCTCCCCATCGTCGTCACCGGCATCGGCCTGTTCGTCGTCAATGCCGACTCATCCTCGACCGGGCGGATCCTGGCCGCCGGTGCCCTGATGGGCGGCGGCATCGTCTCCATGCATTATCTCGGCATGTCGGGCATGAGGATGCAGGCCCGGCTGGACTATGATCCCGTACTGGTCAAGGTGTCGGTGCTGATCGCCATCGGCGCCTCGGTCGCGGCGTTGCGGCTGGCGTTCCGCACCGGTTCGGGGCTCCAGCGGTTCGCCGCGGCCGGCGTCATGGGGCTCGCCGTCGTCGGCATGCACTATACCGGCATGGCGGCCGCCACCTTCGTGGTGGACGCCGATCTACCCGGCCCGAGCGGCGATGGGCTGGACCAGACCGTGGTCGGCACCCTGGTGACGGTGGTCAGTGTCTCGCTGCTGTCCATGGCCCTGTTCTCGGCGATGGTCGACCGCCGGCTGGCGCAGAGGGAAGCCGGCATGCTGCGGGCCAGCGAGCTGCGCTTCAGGGCGTTGGTCCAGAATGCGTCGGACGCCATGGTGCTGATCGACAATGCCGGCGCCATCGGTTTCGCCAGCGGCCCGGTCGACCGGATCCTGGGCCGGCCCGAAACCGCGCTGCTGGGCTGGCCCGCCGCGGAGATCGTGCAGGGTGACGGCGGGAACGTCGCCGAGCTGGTCTCCGACGCGGTGTCCCGGCCGGGCGAAAGCGTCAGCCGGACGGTGAGGACGGAATTGCCCGAAGGCGGTTACAGGACGCTGGAAGTGATCGCGACCAACCTGCTGCACCAGCCCGCGGTGGCCGGGATCGTCATGACTTTCCGCGACCTGACCGAACGGCTTCGACTGGAGGAGGAACTTGATCAGACGTCGCGCCTCGCCACGCTCGGCACCATGGCGGCCGGCATAGCCCACGAGATGAGCCAGCCGCTCAACGCCATCTCGCTGTGGAGCGAGGACGCGCTGCTGGCCATGGAGGAGGGCGAGTTCGACAGGGACCATCTGAAGCAGGTCATGAAGGTGGCGGTCGAGCAGACGCAGCGCCTGCGCGGCATCGTCGACCACATGCGGGTCTTCAGCCGCCGCGATACCGGCACCACCGACGTGTTCGACGTGCGGGACAGCCTGCGGGTCTCGGTCCAGCTGATCGAGCGCCAGTTCGCGGCGGAGGGAGTCACCGTCGTGCTCGACCTGCCGGAGGATCCGGTCCAGGCGCGGGGCCGCCCGCTGCAGCTGGAGCAGGTCGTGCTGAACCTGCTGACCAATGCCCGTGACGCCGTCCAGGACAGGGTCGCGATCGCGCCCGACCGGGACGGCCGGATCGACGTGACGGTCCGGGCCGACGCCGCCGCGGGCACGCTGGCGATCTGCGTTTCCGATACCGGTACCGGCATCAAGCCGCGCGACATGGCCCGCATCTTCGATCCCTTCTTCACGGTCAAGGAAGCGGGGCGCGGCACCGGCCTCGGCCTCGCCATCAGCTTCCGGATCGTCGAGGCGATGGGGGGCCGCATAACCGCCGCCAACGTCGTCGAAGGCGGTACCGTGACGGGTGCCCGCTTCGAGGTCCGGCTGCCACTTGTGAAATAA
- a CDS encoding YgjV family protein encodes MLAEIFGITGVIAGSSWGFLKDRRAILAVQAFATIMFGIHYGLLGAWSGSAMCAVTLIQALASLPERRSRATTILFWSTVPMIALLTVLTWNGLASAGAAFGMAMATLGRWQTDTLKLRGFFILCSMGWATHNMAVGSPFGLASDTMCFVSNLWRLRNELGLRRLRQAPPAPALPGLAAST; translated from the coding sequence ATGCTCGCCGAAATATTTGGCATCACCGGCGTCATTGCCGGTTCGTCCTGGGGTTTCCTCAAGGACCGCCGCGCCATTCTCGCCGTCCAGGCCTTCGCCACCATCATGTTCGGCATCCACTACGGCCTGCTCGGCGCGTGGAGCGGTTCGGCCATGTGCGCCGTGACCCTGATCCAGGCGCTCGCCTCGCTGCCCGAACGCCGCAGCCGCGCGACCACGATCCTGTTCTGGTCCACCGTGCCGATGATCGCGCTGCTGACCGTCCTGACCTGGAACGGGCTCGCCTCGGCGGGCGCCGCGTTCGGGATGGCGATGGCGACGCTGGGCCGCTGGCAGACCGACACATTGAAGCTGCGCGGCTTCTTCATCCTCTGCTCCATGGGATGGGCGACCCACAACATGGCGGTCGGCTCGCCTTTCGGCCTGGCGTCGGACACCATGTGCTTCGTCAGCAATCTTTGGCGGCTTCGGAACGAGCTGGGGCTTCGCCGCCTGCGCCAGGCACCGCCGGCTCCGGCCCTGCCGGGGCTCGCCGCTTCAACGTGA
- a CDS encoding SDR family NAD(P)-dependent oxidoreductase: MSNHPALASGRVAVVTGAASGIGLAAAQRFAALGMKVCMADIDADALEKAAAGVGGTAETLAVPTDVSDRSQVERLRDKALDRFGEVAVLMNNAGREGGGGLFGDPARWQAILDTNLWGVVHGIQAFGPAMIAQNSPAAIINTGSKQGITCPPGDTAYNVTKAGVKVVTEALAHELRNTEGCQVTAHLLIPGFTFTGFTRVRVQEKPPGAWTPEQVIDFMLPAMAAGDFYILCPDNDVTREMDEKRIRWAAEDIIRNRPPLSRWHPLYKEEFEKFDPKG, encoded by the coding sequence ATGTCGAACCACCCTGCCCTGGCATCCGGCCGCGTCGCCGTCGTCACCGGGGCGGCCAGCGGCATCGGCCTTGCCGCGGCACAGCGCTTCGCGGCGCTCGGCATGAAGGTCTGCATGGCCGACATCGACGCGGACGCCCTGGAAAAGGCCGCAGCCGGGGTCGGCGGAACGGCCGAGACGCTGGCGGTCCCGACCGACGTCTCCGACCGCTCGCAGGTCGAGCGACTCCGGGACAAGGCCCTGGACCGCTTCGGAGAAGTCGCCGTCCTGATGAACAATGCCGGCCGCGAGGGCGGCGGCGGGCTGTTCGGCGATCCGGCGCGCTGGCAGGCCATCCTCGACACCAACCTGTGGGGCGTCGTCCACGGCATCCAGGCGTTCGGCCCGGCCATGATCGCCCAGAACTCTCCCGCGGCCATCATCAACACCGGTTCCAAGCAGGGCATCACCTGCCCGCCCGGCGATACCGCCTACAACGTGACCAAGGCCGGCGTGAAGGTCGTGACGGAAGCGCTGGCCCACGAGCTGCGCAACACCGAAGGCTGCCAGGTGACCGCCCACCTGCTGATCCCCGGCTTCACCTTCACCGGCTTCACCCGTGTCCGCGTGCAGGAGAAGCCGCCCGGCGCCTGGACGCCCGAGCAGGTCATCGACTTCATGCTGCCGGCCATGGCCGCGGGCGACTTCTACATCCTGTGCCCCGACAACGACGTGACCCGGGAGATGGACGAGAAGCGCATCCGCTGGGCGGCCGAGGACATCATCCGCAACCGCCCCCCGCTGTCCCGCTGGCATCCCCTGTACAAGGAGGAGTTCGAGAAGTTCGACCCGAAGGGCTGA
- a CDS encoding nucleobase:cation symporter-2 family protein: protein MATITHPVDQRLPLPRLIPLALQHVLVMYAGAVAVPLIIGRALSLPPEDVAFLISADLFACGLATLVQCVGFRGVGIRLPVMMGVTFASVGPMLSMAAAPDIGLLGIYGSVIAAGVFGIVAAPFISRLLPLFPPVVTGTIILVIGISLMRVGINWAGGGLPMLTKMVDGVPAAFPNPNYGQVTGLGIALFVLLVILALIKWGKGFVANIAVLLGIVAGSVLAASLGLMHFGKVATAAWFDLVLPFHFGMPQFHLIPILTMCIVMLVVMIESLGMFLALGDITGREVNQASLTRGLRADGVGTLLGGIFNTFPYTSFSQNVGLVGVTGVRSRWVTVAGGVIMLILGLLPKMAALVEAVPVVVLGGAGLVMFGMVAATGARILTAVDFRNNPNNLFIVAISIGFGMIPLVAPNFFKNLPHALHPLLESGILLAAIVAVALNAFFNGMKSAEHARGEASAAAAAAEHV, encoded by the coding sequence ATGGCGACCATTACCCACCCGGTGGACCAAAGATTGCCGCTGCCGCGGCTGATACCCCTGGCTTTGCAGCACGTGCTGGTGATGTATGCCGGCGCCGTCGCGGTGCCGCTGATCATCGGGCGGGCGCTCAGCCTTCCGCCGGAGGACGTCGCCTTCCTGATCAGCGCCGACCTGTTCGCCTGCGGATTGGCGACGCTGGTCCAATGCGTGGGTTTCCGCGGAGTCGGCATCCGGTTGCCGGTCATGATGGGGGTGACCTTCGCGTCGGTCGGTCCCATGCTGTCCATGGCCGCGGCGCCCGACATCGGGTTGCTCGGGATCTACGGCTCGGTCATCGCGGCCGGCGTGTTCGGGATCGTCGCTGCCCCTTTCATCAGCAGATTATTGCCTCTTTTTCCGCCGGTCGTGACCGGCACCATCATCCTGGTGATCGGCATCTCCCTGATGCGGGTCGGGATCAACTGGGCCGGCGGCGGGCTGCCCATGCTGACGAAGATGGTGGACGGCGTGCCGGCGGCCTTCCCCAATCCCAATTACGGGCAGGTGACCGGACTGGGCATCGCCCTGTTCGTGCTGCTGGTGATCCTGGCGCTGATCAAGTGGGGCAAGGGGTTCGTCGCCAATATCGCGGTGCTGCTGGGCATCGTCGCCGGGTCGGTGCTGGCGGCGTCGCTGGGCCTGATGCATTTCGGCAAGGTCGCGACCGCGGCGTGGTTCGACCTGGTGCTGCCCTTCCATTTCGGGATGCCCCAGTTCCACCTGATCCCGATCCTGACCATGTGCATCGTGATGCTGGTCGTCATGATCGAGTCGCTCGGCATGTTCCTGGCGCTGGGCGACATCACCGGCCGCGAGGTGAACCAGGCCTCGCTGACCCGGGGCCTGCGCGCCGACGGCGTCGGCACGCTGCTGGGCGGCATTTTCAACACCTTCCCCTACACCTCGTTCTCGCAGAATGTCGGTCTGGTCGGCGTCACCGGCGTACGCTCGCGCTGGGTCACGGTGGCAGGCGGCGTGATCATGCTGATCCTGGGCCTGCTGCCCAAGATGGCGGCGCTGGTCGAGGCGGTGCCGGTGGTGGTGCTCGGCGGGGCGGGGCTGGTGATGTTCGGCATGGTCGCCGCGACCGGCGCCCGGATCCTGACCGCCGTCGATTTCCGCAACAACCCGAACAACCTGTTCATCGTCGCGATCTCCATCGGCTTCGGCATGATCCCGCTGGTGGCACCGAACTTCTTCAAGAACCTGCCCCATGCCCTGCACCCGCTGCTGGAATCCGGCATCCTGCTGGCCGCCATCGTCGCGGTCGCCCTGAACGCCTTCTTCAACGGCATGAAGAGCGCGGAGCATGCCCGCGGCGAGGCCTCCGCGGCGGCGGCGGCGGCCGAGCACGTGTGA
- a CDS encoding aspartyl/asparaginyl beta-hydroxylase domain-containing protein, whose protein sequence is MFMDPAQVPELAALSDAWMDIRAELLALSKEYFIAWPEKSIYDGNWTVFPLYKFGQKVEEHCALCPRTTEAIEKIPGLLTAGFSSLAPGTYIGPHFGYTSEVLRAHVGLLTPPDCAIRVGPETKSWTPGGLMLFDDTTEHEAWNRSGETRVVLLLDFKRDPAADVHYPEHVLAYGQGQ, encoded by the coding sequence ATGTTCATGGACCCGGCGCAGGTGCCGGAACTGGCCGCCCTCTCCGACGCCTGGATGGATATCCGGGCCGAACTGCTCGCCCTCTCCAAGGAGTATTTCATCGCCTGGCCCGAGAAGAGCATCTATGACGGGAACTGGACGGTGTTCCCGCTCTACAAGTTCGGCCAGAAGGTGGAGGAGCACTGCGCGCTTTGCCCGCGCACCACCGAGGCGATCGAGAAGATTCCCGGACTGCTCACCGCCGGCTTCTCGTCCCTGGCGCCCGGGACCTATATCGGGCCGCATTTCGGCTATACCAGCGAGGTCCTGCGCGCCCATGTCGGGCTGCTGACGCCCCCGGATTGCGCGATCCGGGTCGGGCCGGAGACCAAGTCCTGGACCCCCGGCGGCCTGATGCTGTTCGATGACACGACCGAGCACGAGGCCTGGAACCGCAGCGGCGAGACGCGGGTCGTCCTGCTGCTCGACTTCAAGCGCGATCCCGCCGCCGATGTCCACTACCCCGAGCACGTCCTGGCCTACGGGCAGGGGCAGTAA
- a CDS encoding TonB-dependent siderophore receptor, with protein sequence MPSETRPISLLARLLGTAAVMILPAALPAGAAAQGTDGGQIVLPPISVETTAPTGTGPVQGYVAPVTSTATKTDTPLIETPQSISVITRDQLDDRAVQSITEALGYTAGTFSGTIADPRFDDPNIRGFSAGPNQFLDGLRILRSFGAPAIEPYGLERVEVLRGPSSVLYGQSVPGGLVNMVSKRPTEQSFGEVNLQAGSHDRYQGSFDLGGPLDQEGQFLYRLTALGRKSDTQMDYVEDDRWFVAPALTWKPDADTRLTLLGRFQHDEAQSPPGLPAVGTLFGSPFGDISTSFYPGEPTFRDSELELSSIGYDFEHRIDDTFTIRQNARYLHLSFDYDTLFTSGLAADQRTLQRGSLIQRESSDTVNIDTSGQAKFATGPLGHTALLGVDYRRFWGDTQTGFGAAPSLDLLNPVYGQAIALPPIGTDRDDDLSQLGVYVQDQVRLHRWLLTLGGRHDWVETEQRSRITGAETTQDDSAFTGRAALMYLFDSGFAPYVSYTTSFDPVIGTQAPQRGGGTFEPTEGEQYEVGVKYQPPGSNSFFTAALFDLTRTNVTTTDPDFPTFQVQTGEARVRGIELEATASLTQGLDVTAAYTYLDSEVTESNAGTEGNRLAAVPEHLASLWGAYRFPEGSALEGFGLGAGVRHVGSRFGNEANDIKVPGVTLFDAAIHYDFDRFRVALNANNLFDKEYVTSCGSVGGCYYGNRLAVISTLTYRW encoded by the coding sequence ATGCCTTCCGAAACTCGCCCAATTTCCCTCCTGGCAAGACTGCTGGGAACCGCGGCGGTCATGATCCTTCCCGCGGCCCTTCCCGCAGGTGCTGCCGCCCAGGGGACGGACGGCGGCCAGATCGTCCTGCCGCCCATCTCGGTCGAAACCACGGCCCCGACCGGCACCGGCCCGGTGCAGGGCTACGTGGCCCCGGTGACGTCCACCGCGACCAAGACCGACACGCCGCTGATCGAGACACCGCAGTCGATCTCCGTCATCACCCGCGACCAGCTCGACGACCGCGCCGTGCAGTCCATCACCGAGGCGCTGGGCTACACCGCCGGCACCTTCTCCGGAACCATCGCCGACCCGCGATTCGACGATCCCAACATCCGCGGGTTCAGCGCCGGCCCCAACCAGTTCCTGGACGGGCTGCGCATCCTGCGCAGCTTCGGGGCGCCGGCGATCGAGCCCTACGGCCTGGAGCGGGTCGAGGTCCTGCGCGGCCCCTCCTCCGTGCTGTACGGCCAGTCGGTGCCGGGCGGGCTGGTCAACATGGTCAGCAAGCGCCCGACCGAACAGAGCTTCGGCGAGGTCAACCTCCAGGCCGGCAGCCACGACCGCTACCAGGGCTCGTTCGACCTGGGCGGCCCGCTCGACCAGGAGGGGCAGTTCCTCTACCGGCTGACGGCGCTGGGCCGGAAGAGCGACACGCAGATGGACTATGTGGAGGACGACCGCTGGTTCGTCGCCCCGGCGCTGACCTGGAAGCCCGACGCCGACACCAGGCTGACCCTGCTCGGCCGGTTCCAGCACGACGAGGCGCAGTCGCCGCCGGGCCTGCCCGCCGTCGGCACCCTCTTCGGCAGCCCGTTCGGCGATATCTCCACCAGCTTCTACCCGGGCGAGCCGACCTTCCGCGACAGCGAGCTGGAGCTGTCCAGCATCGGCTACGATTTCGAGCACCGCATCGACGACACCTTCACGATCCGGCAGAACGCCCGGTACCTGCATCTCAGCTTCGACTACGACACGCTGTTCACGTCGGGCCTGGCCGCCGACCAGCGCACGCTCCAGCGCGGCAGCCTGATCCAGCGGGAAAGCTCCGACACCGTCAACATCGACACCTCGGGACAGGCGAAGTTCGCCACCGGCCCGCTGGGCCACACGGCGCTGCTGGGCGTGGATTACCGCCGCTTCTGGGGCGACACGCAGACCGGCTTCGGCGCCGCCCCGTCGCTCGACCTGCTGAACCCGGTCTACGGGCAGGCGATCGCCCTGCCCCCGATCGGGACCGACCGTGACGACGACCTCAGCCAGCTCGGCGTCTATGTCCAGGACCAGGTCAGGCTCCACAGGTGGCTGCTGACCCTGGGCGGGCGCCACGACTGGGTCGAGACCGAGCAGCGCAGCCGCATCACCGGCGCGGAGACCACGCAGGACGACAGCGCCTTCACCGGCCGCGCCGCCCTGATGTACCTGTTCGACAGCGGCTTCGCCCCCTATGTCAGCTACACCACCTCGTTCGACCCGGTGATCGGGACCCAGGCGCCCCAGCGCGGCGGCGGCACCTTCGAGCCGACCGAGGGCGAACAGTACGAGGTCGGCGTCAAGTACCAGCCGCCCGGCAGCAACAGCTTCTTCACCGCGGCCCTGTTCGACCTGACCCGGACCAACGTCACCACCACCGATCCCGACTTCCCGACCTTCCAGGTCCAGACCGGCGAGGCGCGGGTCCGCGGCATCGAGCTGGAGGCGACCGCCAGCCTGACGCAGGGCCTGGACGTCACCGCCGCCTACACCTACCTCGACTCGGAAGTGACCGAGAGCAACGCGGGGACCGAGGGAAACCGGCTCGCCGCCGTGCCCGAGCACCTCGCCAGCCTGTGGGGCGCCTACCGCTTCCCGGAGGGCAGCGCCCTGGAAGGCTTCGGCCTGGGCGCCGGCGTGCGCCATGTCGGCTCCCGCTTCGGCAACGAGGCCAACGACATCAAGGTGCCGGGCGTCACCCTGTTCGACGCCGCGATCCACTACGACTTCGACCGTTTCCGCGTGGCGCTCAACGCCAACAACCTGTTCGACAAGGAATACGTGACCTCCTGCGGCAGCGTCGGCGGCTGCTACTACGGCAACCGCCTCGCGGTGATCTCCACCCTGACCTACCGCTGGTAA